From a region of the Rhipicephalus microplus isolate Deutch F79 chromosome X, USDA_Rmic, whole genome shotgun sequence genome:
- the LOC119161272 gene encoding uncharacterized protein LOC119161272, which translates to MFSASKDLSAMGRGAAQASASGNDYRVVLPRLPTGKLVVDSVFLHADLAGRPYRVQDFRDALRDIIDLKEISSIGQFQMSHVWMVTCKSTLTKTKLVTRGKFFFKSRRCLVIDLEPTEVKLKLMWLPERLEDAYVCEALQAFGKVKTISQESWKVADMEQMRTLNRDVVLSLADGVRIADIPHILVVCGVQSLVLIPGRPPLCLRCSKVGRIRRNCRTPRCDNCRRFGRSAEDCVMTYANKLRQHTKQPDDNLQEHIMDATEVLDATGDTPSMSYAASSTTRNPEEERKSLAVDTVESFACKEPSESCKQHTQNDSAPPLAQVGVPLESAVALTHKDAEEPPVQDRDSGLDAAESSSPACAAAPQQLFHHGAVSEDDMQISTDTAILKRRASSSSDSSKGSDTASVTRESRRHRKSTPKGKCRRSRTRRPAGGSREASAPTLGTDQVGR; encoded by the coding sequence atgttctccgcttcgaaggatttatcggccatgggccgaggtgctgctcaggcttcagccaGCGGCAACGACTACCGTGTTGTACTTCCTCGCCTTCCCACCGGTAAGCTTGTTGTGGACTCTGTCTTTTTACATGCGGACTTAGCTGGTCGCCCCTACCGGGTTCAAGATTTTAGAGATGCTCTTCGGGACATCATTGACTTGAAGGAAATAAGCTCCATAGGTCAATTTCAaatgtctcatgtttggatggtcacatgcaagtcaacgctgacgaaaacaaagttggtcacaagagggaaatttttcttcaaaagtcgtcgatgcctcgttatagacctggagcccacggaagtgaagttgaagcttatgtggcttcctgagcgcttagaggacgcctatgtgtgcgaggcactgcaagcttttgggaaggtcaagacaatatcacaagaaagctggaaagtagcggacatggaacaaatgcggacgctaaatagggatgttgttttgtcccttgctgatggagttcgcattgcggatattcctcacattcttgttgtctgcggagtgcaaagcctcgtcctgatacctggccgcccaccactttgccttcggtgcagtaaggttggacgcatccgtcgaaactgcaggacccctcgctgtgacaactgtcgacgcttcggtcgTTCGGCCGaagattgtgttatgacatacgccaacaagctgcgacagcacacaaaacagccagatgataacctacaagagcatattatggatgccaccgaggttttggatgcaacgggagacactccgtcaatgtcatatgctgcaagctctaccacaaggaatccagaagaggaaagaaagtcactcgctgttgacacagttgaaagttttgcgtgcaaagagccaagtgaatcatgcaagcagcatacccaaaaCGACTCCGCACCACCCCTAGCACAAGTAGGAGTTCCTTTGGAGAGTGCTGTTGCGCTGACCcataaagatgccgaagaaccaccagtacaagatagagactctgggctggatgccgcagaaagttcatcacctgcttgcgctgcagctccgcagcagctttttcatcatgGTGCAGTGTCGGAAGATGATATGCAGATCTCTACGGATACAGCAATACTGAAACGTCGCGCATCCTCCAGCTCGGATTCAAGCAAAGGGAGTGACACAGCGTCAGTGACTAGGGAGTCACGCCGTCACCGAAAGTCCACGCCAAAGGGGAAGTGTCGCCGATCCCGAACTAGGAGGCCTGCTGGGGGCTCACGGGAAGCCTCAGCGCCAACTCTTGGGACTGATCAAGTGGGACGATAA